In Actinoplanes derwentensis, the following proteins share a genomic window:
- a CDS encoding DUF4389 domain-containing protein produces the protein MNRFPVQVHAARDSHLSRWLWLVKWFLLIPHYVILLGLWTAFAVVTLMAYVSVVFTGRYPPAIFAFDVGVLRWSWRVNYYGYQALGTDRYPPFTLADVADYPARLQIDPPTRLPRWLPLAAWLFAVPHLLLVAALTGPTTWKFGDGTGSAAPLGAVSLGLLIAGISLLFTGRYPRGLYDLMLGIARWSLRTIAYLALLTDRYPPFRLDQGDDEPGPGPVGPAADADHRSLPSSPLHTGGPVEVVSP, from the coding sequence ATGAACCGCTTTCCCGTCCAGGTGCACGCCGCGCGCGATTCTCATCTCAGCCGGTGGCTCTGGCTGGTGAAGTGGTTCCTGCTGATACCGCACTACGTGATCCTGCTGGGACTGTGGACCGCGTTCGCCGTGGTGACCCTGATGGCCTATGTGTCGGTGGTCTTCACCGGCCGGTATCCACCGGCGATCTTCGCGTTCGATGTGGGGGTGCTGCGGTGGTCCTGGCGGGTGAACTACTACGGTTACCAAGCCCTCGGCACCGATCGGTATCCACCGTTCACTCTGGCCGACGTCGCGGACTACCCGGCCCGGCTGCAGATCGATCCGCCTACCCGGCTCCCGCGGTGGCTGCCACTGGCGGCCTGGCTGTTCGCCGTCCCGCACCTGCTGCTCGTCGCCGCGCTGACCGGCCCTACGACCTGGAAGTTCGGCGACGGTACGGGATCGGCGGCGCCGCTCGGCGCGGTCAGCCTCGGCCTGCTCATCGCCGGGATCAGCCTGCTGTTCACCGGCCGATACCCCCGTGGTCTGTACGACCTGATGCTCGGCATCGCCCGGTGGAGCCTGCGTACCATCGCCTACCTGGCCCTGCTGACCGACCGGTACCCGCCGTTCCGGCTCGACCAAGGCGACGACGAGCCCGGCCCCGGCCCGGTCGGCCCGGCCGCCGACGCGGATCACCGCAGCCTCCCGTCGTCTCCGCTTCACACCGGGGGTCCCGTCGAGGTGGTCTCCCCGTGA
- a CDS encoding putative bifunctional diguanylate cyclase/phosphodiesterase: MFGLSGVARFARAVALPLGLMVVLSSVLFSVTTARSRQIANQDNALGLVLQQQAAALENYFERARAINAILAANPVFTDFYQAPGTIQEKIDSGGPLMQRVNDALGHLVRFFPGRVGEACFIDDSGLELARVVNGVPSAPSALSHHEAENPFFARTLELGPGRIYQAKEYESADTHNTVVSNSTVVETVGHVGIVHYEIALDSFRTTTPSEQVVASIIDADTGHIIVDSRSVPAAADDHTFVSLIRSGRDHGITTIGGQRVAFQRIAATEGNANDWYVAVATPAFGTGWSRGLSIGSLALLLAGMLTLLAGAAGWWSHLRSVRRTTSYDALTGAPSRALLVARIRDALSDDQPAAVLFIDLRGFKDVNDVLGHRNGDLLLIEVARRLVTAAPVNATVARLGADDFAVLLPGSGPDEAGAVAPDLLAVLHQPFAVGDINIDMEANIGLSLGPEHGTDPETLVRHAETAMHQATENATGIQRYDASHDTNAPRRLELLGDLRRAFDTDEQISLHYQPKIDLASGRLAGVEALIRWNHPVRGRMAPDDFIPVAESTSLIRPLTDHVLREAIGQAKRWQERGTPIPVAVNMSTRCLLDPTFAERVFELLDGAGLPPDLLELEITESMVMADPERALVVLRSLHDGGIRLSVDDFGTGHSSMTYLRVLPVDELKIDRSFVQNMTGSGSDTVLVRTAITLGHNLGLSVVAEGIEDELTASALRDLGCDIAQGYHFGRPMPAADFDRWHIEHSSSASGPVVPV; encoded by the coding sequence ATGTTCGGCTTGTCCGGTGTGGCGCGATTCGCCCGAGCGGTGGCGCTTCCGCTGGGTCTGATGGTGGTGCTGTCGAGCGTGCTGTTCAGTGTCACCACCGCTCGGAGCAGGCAGATCGCGAACCAGGACAATGCGCTGGGGCTCGTACTCCAGCAGCAGGCGGCTGCGCTGGAGAACTATTTCGAGCGGGCCCGGGCCATCAACGCGATCCTTGCCGCCAACCCGGTTTTCACCGATTTCTACCAGGCGCCCGGTACGATCCAGGAGAAGATCGACTCGGGTGGCCCGCTGATGCAACGGGTCAACGACGCCCTGGGCCATCTGGTGCGGTTTTTCCCGGGCCGGGTCGGTGAGGCGTGTTTCATCGACGACAGCGGTCTCGAGCTCGCGCGAGTGGTCAACGGTGTGCCGTCCGCGCCGTCGGCGCTGTCCCACCACGAGGCGGAGAACCCGTTTTTCGCCCGCACGCTGGAACTCGGCCCCGGCCGGATCTACCAGGCCAAAGAGTATGAGTCGGCCGACACCCACAACACGGTGGTCTCGAACTCGACCGTCGTGGAGACGGTCGGCCACGTCGGTATCGTGCACTACGAGATCGCACTCGACAGCTTCCGGACGACGACACCGTCCGAACAGGTCGTCGCTTCGATCATCGACGCCGACACCGGCCACATCATCGTCGACAGCAGGTCCGTGCCGGCCGCGGCAGACGACCACACCTTCGTCTCCCTGATCCGCAGCGGCCGTGATCACGGCATCACCACCATCGGCGGGCAGCGGGTCGCCTTCCAGCGCATCGCCGCCACCGAGGGCAACGCCAACGACTGGTACGTCGCGGTGGCGACCCCGGCTTTCGGTACCGGATGGTCCCGTGGTCTGAGCATCGGGTCGCTGGCTCTGCTGCTGGCCGGGATGCTGACCCTGCTCGCCGGTGCCGCCGGCTGGTGGAGCCACCTCCGATCGGTACGCCGGACCACCTCGTACGACGCCCTCACCGGTGCACCCAGCCGTGCTTTGCTGGTCGCGCGGATCCGTGACGCGTTGAGCGACGACCAGCCGGCGGCCGTACTCTTCATCGACCTGCGGGGGTTCAAGGACGTCAATGACGTCCTCGGTCACCGCAACGGTGACCTGCTGCTCATCGAGGTCGCACGCCGCCTGGTGACAGCGGCGCCCGTGAACGCGACGGTCGCTCGTCTCGGTGCCGACGACTTCGCCGTCCTGCTGCCCGGTTCCGGCCCCGACGAAGCCGGCGCCGTAGCGCCGGACCTGCTGGCCGTCCTTCATCAGCCGTTCGCGGTCGGTGACATCAACATCGACATGGAGGCCAACATCGGCCTGTCCCTGGGCCCGGAACACGGAACCGACCCCGAGACGCTGGTCCGTCACGCCGAGACCGCGATGCACCAGGCCACCGAGAACGCCACCGGCATACAGCGGTACGACGCGAGTCACGACACCAACGCGCCGCGCCGGCTGGAACTGCTCGGCGACCTGCGCCGGGCGTTCGATACCGACGAGCAGATCAGCCTTCACTACCAGCCCAAGATCGACCTTGCCTCCGGCCGGTTGGCGGGCGTGGAGGCGCTGATCCGCTGGAACCATCCGGTCCGGGGACGGATGGCCCCGGACGACTTCATTCCCGTCGCGGAGAGCACCAGCCTCATCCGGCCGCTGACGGACCACGTCCTGCGGGAAGCGATCGGACAGGCGAAAAGATGGCAGGAGCGCGGTACGCCGATACCGGTCGCCGTCAACATGTCCACCCGCTGTCTGCTCGACCCGACCTTCGCCGAACGGGTGTTCGAACTGCTGGACGGGGCCGGTCTGCCGCCGGACCTGCTCGAACTGGAGATCACCGAGAGCATGGTGATGGCCGACCCCGAGCGGGCGCTCGTCGTACTGCGCAGCCTGCACGACGGCGGCATTCGCCTGTCCGTCGACGATTTCGGCACCGGCCATTCCTCCATGACCTACCTGAGGGTCCTGCCGGTCGACGAACTCAAGATCGACCGATCGTTCGTGCAGAACATGACCGGCAGCGGCAGCGATACCGTACTCGTACGCACCGCCATCACCCTCGGCCACAATCTCGGCCTGTCGGTGGTCGCTGAAGGCATCGAAGACGAACTGACCGCGTCAGCCCTGCGTGACCTGGGCTGCGACATCGCGCAGGGCTACCACTTCGGCCGCCCCATGCCGGCCGCCGACTTCGACCGATGGCACATCGAGCACTCTTCCTCGGCATCCGGCCCGGTAGTGCCTGTGTGA
- a CDS encoding flagellar M-ring protein FliF C-terminal domain-containing protein, whose translation MKTPIAVVLAAVLAAGVCLHPQPVQAAGPEQTAAYEDRLNGALQKMLDAVVGPGHAVATTAVELDLDRVETVSRRYSRDPSVGALSETLSRTFYTDTSGTRYENTGIVRNNALNQLYETRTTAPGGVKKLSVAVLVDRAVDVTQLQKLVSAAAGADPARGDTVVVSVVTARPDVTAPLTSATTPAVTWQAGLVVLGLALLAVLLLMIRRRGDREDRTPVARIAPYQVEARPVVTAISAPTAPVRPSIDDPRRTAALLRGWTDPHR comes from the coding sequence GTGAAGACACCGATCGCCGTAGTGCTGGCCGCCGTTCTCGCCGCCGGTGTCTGCCTCCATCCGCAGCCGGTTCAGGCAGCCGGACCCGAGCAGACCGCCGCCTACGAGGATCGGCTGAACGGTGCGTTGCAGAAGATGCTGGACGCGGTCGTCGGCCCGGGCCATGCCGTGGCCACCACCGCGGTCGAGCTGGATCTCGATCGCGTCGAGACAGTCAGCCGACGTTATTCGCGGGACCCGTCGGTGGGTGCGTTGTCGGAGACGCTGAGCCGGACCTTCTACACCGATACCAGCGGCACGCGGTACGAGAACACCGGCATCGTACGGAACAACGCCCTGAATCAGCTGTACGAGACCCGGACCACGGCTCCCGGCGGCGTCAAGAAGTTGAGTGTCGCGGTCCTGGTCGACCGGGCCGTCGACGTGACCCAACTGCAGAAGCTGGTGAGCGCGGCAGCCGGCGCCGACCCCGCCCGCGGTGACACGGTCGTCGTGTCGGTCGTGACGGCCCGCCCGGACGTGACTGCACCGCTGACCTCGGCCACCACCCCGGCTGTCACCTGGCAGGCCGGGCTGGTCGTACTGGGCCTGGCCCTGCTCGCCGTCCTCCTGCTGATGATCCGGCGACGCGGAGATCGCGAGGACCGGACGCCGGTTGCGCGGATTGCGCCGTACCAGGTGGAGGCCCGGCCGGTGGTCACGGCGATCAGTGCCCCCACCGCCCCGGTTCGGCCGTCCATCGACGATCCGCGGAGAACCGCGGCTCTGCTCCGCGGTTGGACGGATCCGCACCGCTGA
- a CDS encoding sensor histidine kinase, whose amino-acid sequence MKRRGDARTDPDRALLSRARRVIAVQTAAAITVSLLVLGVLALVVVVHSQNAAATTLLRQTVASADDVDDPPPDVWIFVQEADGAIDATEDAPDGLPDRGALDRVRAGAPTATSYIDGRAGGFLTLTRQRGTRTVQVVMSRHEQHEERERLFGALVAGELVGLLIAVLSAALLARRATAPLAEALARQRQFVADASHELRTPLTQLHTRAQLLQMDLRSGADLADVTTDVDHLVTGTRHLGEVVEDLLLSTQLGRRDDARELVDLGVVAAAVIAEQANRAREQEVELTLRPGAGGPSLVLGHRAALRRVLTALVDNALSHTPAGGQVTIELGTDRTMVTVVVRDDGTGFDPADTERLFARFARGGHADHRRFGLGLALTREVVTGHGGTIEAWSRPGQGAAFTIGLPQVDTPDATEPRT is encoded by the coding sequence ATGAAACGCCGGGGTGACGCACGGACCGACCCCGACCGAGCTCTGCTGTCCAGGGCGAGGCGCGTCATCGCGGTGCAGACCGCGGCCGCGATCACCGTGAGCCTGCTCGTGCTCGGCGTGCTGGCCCTGGTCGTGGTCGTGCACAGCCAGAACGCCGCTGCGACGACCCTGCTGCGGCAGACCGTGGCGAGCGCGGATGACGTCGACGATCCCCCACCCGATGTGTGGATCTTCGTTCAGGAAGCCGACGGCGCGATCGACGCCACCGAGGACGCCCCGGACGGACTTCCCGACCGGGGCGCGCTCGACCGTGTCCGCGCCGGTGCGCCGACCGCGACGTCCTACATCGACGGCCGGGCAGGAGGCTTCCTGACACTGACCCGGCAGCGGGGAACCCGGACCGTCCAGGTCGTCATGAGCCGTCATGAGCAGCACGAGGAGAGGGAACGACTGTTCGGCGCCCTGGTCGCCGGTGAACTGGTCGGCCTGCTCATCGCAGTGCTGTCGGCCGCGCTGCTCGCCCGCCGCGCGACCGCCCCGCTGGCCGAAGCTCTGGCCCGGCAACGGCAGTTCGTCGCCGACGCCAGCCACGAACTGCGCACCCCACTGACCCAGTTACACACCCGGGCACAGTTGCTGCAGATGGACCTGCGCTCCGGCGCCGACCTCGCGGATGTCACCACCGACGTCGATCATCTCGTCACCGGCACCCGGCACCTCGGCGAGGTTGTCGAGGACTTGCTGCTCTCCACCCAGCTCGGCCGGCGTGACGACGCCCGTGAGCTGGTCGACCTCGGTGTCGTCGCGGCCGCGGTGATCGCCGAGCAGGCCAACCGGGCCCGGGAGCAGGAGGTGGAGCTGACGCTGCGGCCCGGCGCCGGTGGGCCGTCACTGGTGCTCGGGCACCGGGCCGCTCTACGGCGCGTCCTGACCGCTCTGGTCGACAACGCCCTGAGCCACACGCCAGCCGGCGGTCAGGTGACCATCGAACTCGGTACCGACCGCACCATGGTCACCGTTGTCGTCCGTGACGACGGCACCGGCTTCGACCCGGCCGACACCGAACGGCTGTTCGCCCGGTTCGCGCGCGGCGGGCACGCCGATCACCGTCGATTCGGCCTCGGACTCGCCCTCACGCGTGAGGTCGTCACCGGCCACGGTGGCACCATCGAGGCGTGGAGCCGCCCCGGCCAGGGCGCCGCCTTCACCATCGGCCTACCTCAGGTGGACACGCCCGATGCCACGGAGCCGCGGACCTGA
- a CDS encoding response regulator transcription factor translates to MTDAAPPPVKVLVVEDDRELGPLLLRLFRGAGYQPDLAPDGQAGLHLALTRAYDAMILDRGLPAIEGLDLLSRLRRAGVAVPVLVLTALGTVSDRVAGLDSGAEDYLVKPFEVDELLARVRVLLRGRTGVGERLAVGAATFDLIARTVTGPDGVVTALSGRESDLLRLLARNPARAFTREQIVTQVFPDASGVALVDTYVHYLRRKLGAAAVVTVRGVGYRLGPG, encoded by the coding sequence ATGACGGACGCTGCCCCGCCCCCGGTCAAGGTCCTGGTGGTCGAGGACGACCGCGAGCTGGGACCGCTGCTGCTGCGCCTGTTCCGTGGCGCCGGTTACCAGCCCGACCTCGCCCCGGACGGCCAGGCCGGTCTGCATCTGGCCCTGACCCGGGCCTACGACGCCATGATCCTCGACCGAGGGCTACCCGCCATCGAAGGCCTCGACCTGCTCAGCCGCCTGCGCCGCGCCGGAGTGGCGGTCCCGGTTCTCGTGCTCACCGCTCTGGGCACCGTCTCCGACCGGGTGGCCGGCCTGGACAGCGGCGCCGAGGACTACCTCGTCAAACCGTTCGAGGTCGACGAACTCCTGGCCCGTGTCCGGGTACTCCTGCGTGGCCGGACCGGAGTGGGGGAGCGGCTCGCGGTCGGTGCTGCCACCTTCGATCTGATCGCGAGGACGGTGACCGGCCCGGACGGGGTGGTCACGGCGCTGTCCGGCCGGGAGAGCGACCTGCTGCGTCTACTGGCCCGGAATCCGGCGCGGGCGTTCACCCGCGAGCAGATCGTCACCCAGGTCTTCCCCGACGCCTCCGGCGTGGCCCTGGTCGACACCTACGTGCACTACCTGCGGCGCAAACTCGGGGCTGCCGCGGTCGTCACCGTACGGGGTGTGGGATATCGGCTGGGGCCCGGATGA
- a CDS encoding FMN-binding protein produces MRMRRITLTIVSTLAAIVLLFSYRTSTGGALPGTGTAAAAPGVVPDTGVVPDTATATAAPSGSPSGSPATRATTVNGTVAETRWGPVQVQVTIIGQKITDVRPLQRPTGNARDDQINEYALPKLRQQVLKAQSARIDGVSGATVTSEGYRESLQAALDAAHFG; encoded by the coding sequence ATGAGAATGCGCCGGATCACTCTGACGATCGTGTCCACCCTGGCCGCCATCGTGCTGCTGTTCAGCTATCGCACGAGTACCGGCGGCGCGCTGCCGGGTACCGGTACGGCCGCCGCCGCACCCGGTGTCGTCCCCGACACCGGTGTCGTCCCCGACACGGCCACGGCCACGGCTGCGCCGTCCGGCTCCCCGTCGGGGAGTCCGGCGACTCGGGCCACGACCGTCAACGGGACGGTCGCCGAGACCCGGTGGGGTCCGGTCCAGGTCCAGGTCACCATCATCGGGCAGAAGATCACTGACGTACGGCCGTTGCAGCGACCGACCGGCAACGCCCGCGACGACCAGATCAACGAGTACGCCCTGCCGAAGCTTCGGCAGCAGGTGCTGAAGGCCCAGAGCGCCCGGATCGACGGGGTCAGCGGGGCCACCGTGACCAGCGAGGGCTACCGGGAATCGCTTCAAGCCGCACTCGACGCTGCGCACTTCGGATGA
- a CDS encoding ferredoxin reductase family protein: MTSVTGRVRLTGAAGTNLRRPAPRRWWADLAGSAALLSVVAVVALWLHNGGLRGFAAPGGPATSIGRLTGLVASDLLLLQVLLMARIPWVERSYGQDALARRHRLVGFLSFWLMIGHIGLITVGYAQSGGGGVLAVAGDLVVTYPGMVLAAAGTVLLILVVVLSVRLARRRQRYETWHLVHLYAYLGVGLALPHQLWTGADFIASAPGRIYWWGLYGAALGAVLVFRVGLPVFRSAYHRLRVDAVVPEAPGVVSVYLSGHHLDRLPARAGQFFLWRFLDGPGWTRAHPYTLSSAPSGDLLRITVKDLGDGSSRAATLRPGTRVLVEGPYGALTADRHIAGRKVLMVAAGVGITTMRALLDDLAESGTPITLLYRIRRLGDAVFRAELDDAARRTGVRVVYLEGARCRPDSWLPAMFAQVSDLAGLRWLVPDVAGHEVFLCGPPDWMAGVRATLREAGVDTDHIHAEEFAW; this comes from the coding sequence ATGACGAGTGTGACGGGCCGGGTCAGGCTGACCGGGGCGGCCGGGACGAACCTCCGGCGGCCCGCGCCACGGCGGTGGTGGGCCGATCTGGCCGGCTCTGCGGCACTGCTCAGCGTGGTGGCCGTGGTGGCGTTGTGGCTGCACAACGGAGGTCTCCGCGGATTCGCCGCGCCGGGTGGCCCGGCGACCTCGATCGGCCGGTTGACCGGTCTGGTCGCGTCCGATCTGCTGCTGCTCCAGGTGCTGCTGATGGCGCGGATCCCGTGGGTCGAGCGCAGCTACGGCCAGGACGCCCTGGCACGCCGGCACCGGCTGGTGGGTTTCCTGTCGTTCTGGCTGATGATCGGCCACATCGGGCTGATCACCGTGGGCTACGCGCAGTCCGGTGGCGGGGGCGTGCTCGCCGTTGCCGGGGACCTCGTGGTCACCTATCCCGGCATGGTTCTGGCGGCGGCGGGCACCGTCCTGCTCATCCTGGTCGTGGTGCTGTCGGTCCGCCTGGCGCGGCGCCGGCAACGGTACGAGACGTGGCACCTCGTTCACCTGTACGCGTACCTCGGGGTCGGGCTGGCGCTGCCGCATCAGCTGTGGACCGGCGCGGACTTCATCGCCTCGGCGCCAGGGCGAATCTACTGGTGGGGTCTGTACGGCGCGGCACTCGGCGCGGTGCTGGTGTTCCGGGTCGGTCTGCCGGTGTTCCGGTCGGCGTATCACCGGCTGCGGGTGGACGCTGTCGTACCGGAGGCGCCGGGGGTGGTCTCGGTGTACCTGAGCGGGCACCACCTGGACCGGCTACCGGCCCGCGCCGGCCAGTTCTTCCTCTGGCGTTTCCTCGACGGGCCCGGCTGGACGAGGGCACACCCCTACACCCTGTCGTCCGCGCCGTCCGGTGATCTGCTGCGGATCACGGTCAAGGATCTCGGGGACGGCAGCTCCCGTGCCGCGACTCTGCGTCCGGGCACCCGCGTGCTGGTGGAGGGGCCTTACGGAGCCCTGACGGCCGATCGTCACATCGCCGGCCGGAAGGTGCTGATGGTCGCGGCGGGCGTCGGGATCACCACCATGCGGGCGCTGCTCGACGACCTCGCGGAGTCCGGCACCCCGATCACTCTGCTGTACCGGATCCGCCGGCTCGGGGATGCGGTCTTCCGGGCCGAACTCGACGACGCGGCCCGCCGGACCGGGGTCCGGGTGGTGTATCTCGAGGGTGCCCGGTGCCGCCCGGATTCCTGGCTGCCGGCGATGTTCGCCCAGGTCAGTGATCTGGCCGGACTGAGATGGCTGGTGCCGGACGTGGCCGGGCACGAGGTCTTCCTGTGCGGTCCGCCGGACTGGATGGCCGGGGTGCGGGCCACGCTGCGCGAAGCGGGTGTCGACACCGATCACATTCATGCCGAGGAGTTCGCATGGTGA
- a CDS encoding DUF2231 domain-containing protein, with translation MGTVNGLPAHILLVHAIVVLLPLAALLLVLTAVWPALRHRLAGPNAVLSVVVVALVPVTTSAGEWLEHRVGETPLLRDHTDLGDTAIWVALPVAALALIIWWRQRETTGAAPQRRTLLAPASVAITRIVAALAIVVAGVAVYDTYLIGDSGAKASWTGNFDSTARPEGPDGD, from the coding sequence ATGGGCACCGTCAACGGACTACCGGCGCACATCCTGCTGGTGCACGCGATCGTGGTCTTGCTTCCGCTCGCCGCTCTGCTGCTCGTACTGACCGCCGTCTGGCCCGCGCTGCGTCATCGCCTGGCCGGCCCGAACGCCGTCCTGTCGGTGGTCGTCGTCGCGCTCGTGCCCGTCACGACCAGCGCCGGGGAATGGCTGGAACACCGCGTCGGCGAGACCCCGCTGTTACGCGACCACACCGACCTCGGCGACACCGCCATCTGGGTCGCCCTGCCGGTGGCCGCCCTGGCCCTGATCATCTGGTGGCGTCAACGGGAGACCACCGGCGCGGCCCCTCAGCGGCGCACCCTTCTGGCGCCGGCGTCGGTCGCCATCACCAGGATTGTCGCCGCACTCGCGATCGTCGTCGCCGGCGTCGCTGTGTACGACACCTACCTCATCGGCGACTCCGGAGCGAAAGCATCCTGGACCGGCAACTTCGACTCCACCGCCCGCCCGGAGGGACCCGACGGCGACTGA
- a CDS encoding VIT1/CCC1 transporter family protein, with protein sequence MTHPAEPHDSGVAGRLNWLRAGVLGANDGIVSTAGLVVGVAGATLASGPIATAGVAGLVAGAVSMALGEYVSVSSQRDTERALLAKERTELAEFPDQELDELTALYEVKGLTPATARLVAEELTAKDAFAAHADAELRIDPDALTNPWHAAGASAVAFVAGSLLPLTAILLPPPNIRVAVTFAVVVLALAITGAVSATLGSAGLTRAVTRLVGGGTLAMAVTFGVGQLVGATIG encoded by the coding sequence GTGACACATCCGGCAGAACCACACGACAGCGGCGTGGCCGGCCGCCTGAACTGGCTACGCGCCGGGGTCCTGGGCGCCAACGACGGCATCGTGTCGACGGCCGGCCTCGTCGTCGGGGTAGCCGGGGCAACCCTGGCCAGCGGCCCGATCGCCACCGCCGGGGTCGCCGGGCTGGTGGCCGGTGCGGTATCGATGGCGCTCGGCGAGTACGTCTCGGTCAGCAGCCAGCGCGATACCGAACGGGCCCTGCTGGCCAAGGAACGCACCGAACTCGCCGAATTCCCGGACCAGGAGCTCGACGAACTGACCGCCCTGTACGAGGTCAAGGGCCTGACCCCGGCGACCGCACGCCTGGTGGCGGAGGAGTTGACCGCCAAGGACGCCTTCGCCGCCCACGCGGACGCGGAACTTCGCATCGATCCTGACGCCTTGACCAATCCCTGGCATGCGGCCGGAGCATCGGCGGTCGCCTTCGTCGCCGGTTCACTGCTGCCGCTGACCGCGATCCTGCTCCCACCGCCGAACATCCGGGTCGCGGTCACCTTCGCCGTGGTCGTCCTCGCTCTCGCCATCACCGGAGCGGTCAGCGCCACACTCGGGTCGGCCGGCCTCACCCGGGCAGTCACACGGCTGGTGGGCGGCGGAACCCTGGCCATGGCCGTGACCTTCGGCGTCGGGCAACTGGTCGGCGCCACCATCGGGTGA
- a CDS encoding Acg family FMN-binding oxidoreductase yields the protein MTMSDNDVTGAGTRAALEVAARASLRAPSVFNTQPWRWRLTGDVLELSSDPARRLGVTDAEGRLLLLSCGGALHHAKVSLAAAGWLADVQRFPDEERPDLLARVRVTGPTEPDVEAELLAAAISRRRTDRRAFGDRRVPDEILTRLRRLVEAQGAYLHVVPDERVPELAISVDEAADANYFDPVHRGELSHWTHRPAWTGDGVPPGTAVQPGLRRVPVRNFLPDGSSGLLPGADHDEGATFVIVFGSTDQPAGLLRGGEAMSALLLRATADGLASAPISEAVEVAWPRHLLGRLLSGIGEPYLIVRLGYVEAPGDVPPTPRRSPADVILIED from the coding sequence ATGACCATGTCAGACAACGACGTGACCGGCGCCGGGACGAGGGCCGCCCTGGAGGTGGCCGCTCGGGCATCGCTGCGCGCTCCGTCGGTCTTCAACACTCAGCCTTGGCGGTGGCGTCTGACCGGCGATGTGCTGGAGTTGTCATCCGACCCGGCTCGCCGGCTGGGAGTGACCGACGCTGAGGGGCGTCTGCTTCTGCTCAGCTGTGGCGGCGCGCTGCATCATGCAAAGGTGTCGCTGGCTGCCGCCGGCTGGCTCGCCGACGTACAGCGATTCCCGGATGAGGAGCGTCCGGACCTGCTCGCCCGGGTGCGGGTGACCGGGCCCACCGAACCGGATGTCGAGGCTGAACTACTGGCCGCCGCCATCAGCCGACGCCGCACCGACCGTCGTGCGTTCGGCGACCGCCGGGTGCCCGACGAGATCCTCACCCGCCTGCGCCGGCTCGTCGAAGCACAGGGGGCCTACCTGCACGTGGTACCCGATGAACGGGTGCCGGAACTGGCGATCTCCGTCGACGAGGCGGCCGATGCCAACTACTTCGACCCGGTCCACCGCGGGGAACTCAGCCACTGGACACACCGGCCGGCCTGGACCGGCGACGGTGTGCCGCCCGGCACCGCCGTCCAGCCCGGACTACGGCGGGTACCCGTCCGTAACTTCCTGCCCGACGGTTCGTCCGGTCTACTCCCCGGCGCCGACCATGACGAGGGAGCCACCTTCGTCATCGTCTTCGGCAGCACCGATCAACCGGCCGGTCTGCTGCGCGGCGGCGAAGCCATGTCGGCGCTGCTGCTGCGGGCAACCGCCGACGGCCTGGCGTCCGCGCCCATCAGTGAGGCCGTCGAAGTGGCGTGGCCCCGGCACCTGCTGGGACGGCTGCTCTCCGGGATCGGCGAGCCGTACCTGATCGTGCGGCTCGGCTACGTCGAGGCACCCGGCGACGTTCCGCCGACACCCCGCCGTTCACCCGCGGACGTGATCCTCATCGAGGACTGA